From Solea senegalensis isolate Sse05_10M linkage group LG7, IFAPA_SoseM_1, whole genome shotgun sequence, a single genomic window includes:
- the gins2 gene encoding DNA replication complex GINS protein PSF2 produces MDPLEVEFLAEKETVKIIPNFSLDKIYLIGGDLGPFNPGLPVDVPVWLALNLKQRQKCRIVPPEWMDVDKLEETRDLERKEDTFTPAPSPYYMELTKLLLNHASDNIPKADEIRTLVKDIWDTRIAKLRLSADSFISQQEAHAQLDNLTLMEINTIRTFLLDSLNCMYKLRSNLQPASSKGQYADF; encoded by the exons ATGGACCCTCTGGAGGTCGAGTTCCTCGCCGAGAAGGAGACGGTGAAGATTATACCGAACTTCAGTCTGGACAAAATTTATTTGATCGGG GGCGACCTGGGCCCCTTCAACCCTGGCCTGCCAGTGGACGTTCCCGTGTGGCTCGCTCTGAActtgaaacagagacagaagtgCAGAATTGTTCCTcctgaatggatggatgttg ACAAACTGGAGGAGACGCGAGATCTGGAAAGGAAAGAAGACACTTTTACACCTGCTCCGAGTCCTTACTACATGGAGCTGACCAAACTGCTACTGAACCA CGCGTCTGACAATATTCCTAAAGCAGACGAGATCCGAACGCTGGTCAAAGACATCTGGGACACGCGCATCGCTAAACTCCGCCTGTCTGCTGACAGCTTCATCAGTCAGCAGGAGGCTCACGCTCAG TTGGACAACCTGACTCTGATGGAGATCAACACCATCCGGACGTTTCTTCTCGACTCTCTCAACTGCATGTACAAACTGCGCTCCAACCTGCAGCCCGCCTCCAGTAAAGGACAGTACGCAGACTTTTGA